In Desulfuromonadales bacterium, one DNA window encodes the following:
- a CDS encoding TIGR01212 family radical SAM protein (This family includes YhcC from E. coli K-12, an uncharacterized radical SAM protein.), whose product MEAKRYNLFSEHLKERFGGRIHKISVDAGFSCPNRGGTRRLPGCLFCDPGGSGATGIERGLPVAQQLEQGKEIMLRKYRAQRFLAYFQPFSNTFAPVEQLRARYDEALAVADVVGLAVGTRPDCLPEEVLDLLAGYHRRTYFWLELGLQSVHDASLAFLRRGHDYAAFLAAFTAAKKRDLRVCVHIILGLPGESREAMLATAAEMARLRVDGIKIHLLHVLRGTPLGDFYERGGIPVLEQAEYVTLAADFLARLHPDTLVHRLTGDGPRELLLAPLWSLNKWEVLNAIDDELRRRDLRQGSCLF is encoded by the coding sequence ATGGAGGCGAAACGCTACAATCTGTTTTCCGAGCACCTCAAGGAGCGCTTCGGCGGCCGGATCCACAAGATTTCCGTCGATGCCGGGTTTTCCTGTCCCAACCGCGGCGGCACCCGCCGTCTGCCCGGCTGCCTCTTTTGCGACCCCGGCGGCTCGGGCGCCACCGGCATAGAGCGGGGCCTGCCGGTGGCGCAGCAGCTCGAACAGGGCAAGGAGATCATGCTGCGCAAGTACAGGGCGCAGCGTTTTCTCGCCTATTTCCAGCCTTTTTCCAACACCTTCGCGCCGGTAGAGCAGCTGCGCGCCCGCTACGATGAGGCCCTCGCCGTGGCCGATGTCGTCGGCCTGGCGGTCGGCACCCGGCCCGACTGTCTGCCGGAGGAGGTTCTCGACCTGCTGGCCGGTTACCACCGCCGCACCTACTTCTGGCTCGAACTGGGGCTGCAGAGCGTGCACGACGCGAGCCTCGCCTTTCTGCGCCGCGGCCACGACTACGCTGCCTTCCTTGCCGCCTTCACTGCCGCGAAGAAACGGGACTTGCGGGTCTGCGTCCACATCATCCTGGGCTTGCCGGGCGAGAGTCGGGAGGCGATGCTGGCCACCGCCGCCGAAATGGCTCGCCTGCGGGTGGACGGCATCAAGATTCACCTGCTGCACGTGCTCAGGGGGACGCCTCTGGGCGACTTCTACGAACGGGGCGGCATTCCGGTCCTCGAACAGGCCGAGTACGTGACGCTCGCCGCCGACTTCCTGGCGCGTCTCCATCCCGACACGCTCGTCCACCGGCTGACCGGAGACGGCCCGCGGGAGCTGCTGCTCGCCCCCCTCTGGTCGCTCAACAAGTGGGAAGTGCTCAACGCCATCGACGACGAACTCAGGCGCCGGGACCTGCGGCAGGGGAGTTGCCTGTTCTGA